The following coding sequences are from one Leptospira stimsonii window:
- a CDS encoding FapA family protein: MGSLIPFLEDQGRELDRIQKEQVEVYGDTLENSLRLAAKHLKKQIHELDYVVLKRGKKKLFGHEPWHIRVSILPEDNFLDELTELDKKLTGGSGKLVSKDLKEFIQPKDKDGRSLVQIFRNGVYLTVFPPLGEGRHVEMDEVTKKLSLKGVSVEDEKLVRKLVKESKGEAVMISEQKPRQGMEAKMILDITPDKMKAKVTILPPRPGGRDLDVKDVVNHLKNAGVKYGFKEEEIQKKLEEEYFNQPFLAAEGDYPINGKNAQIIYHVRTSKNVSFREDETGRVDFKDLDLIENVVVGQLLAEKIPAEKGKYGRTLFNELLPAKDGIDTDLKQGKGTILSEDRSKLTAEVNGQVVFATGRLSVETVYRVNGDVGIKTGNVTFLGSIVITGNVEDNYSVKAAGNIEIYGTVQKARVEADGDIIIRQGISGREEAHIESTGGNVIAKFIQSATVITEKDVLVQEGILHSFVSAGGKILCNGKRGQIVGGTVRASELIGARSIGSSANPATELVVGIDPKVLKQIADYEAKMHESQSKHEQVFKSLKTLQARKESDPASFTEDHQNQLVKMQKAVEKLDSRIKEFETEISNLKNYMEEKSSHGKISIEKVLYGGVTMKIRNSDFKTRNEIKNKTFVEENGMIRQVPYEDPDPDNKKDWRKKRNRGN, encoded by the coding sequence ATGGGTTCCCTGATTCCATTTTTAGAAGACCAAGGCCGGGAACTGGATCGAATCCAGAAAGAGCAGGTGGAAGTCTACGGGGACACGCTTGAAAACTCTCTCCGACTCGCCGCTAAACATCTCAAAAAACAAATTCACGAGTTGGATTACGTCGTTCTCAAACGCGGAAAGAAAAAACTTTTCGGTCACGAGCCCTGGCATATCCGCGTTTCCATTCTTCCGGAGGATAATTTCTTAGACGAGCTCACCGAACTCGACAAAAAGCTGACCGGTGGTTCCGGAAAACTCGTTTCCAAGGATCTCAAAGAATTCATCCAACCGAAGGACAAGGACGGAAGATCACTCGTCCAAATTTTCAGAAACGGAGTTTATCTCACCGTTTTTCCACCGTTAGGCGAAGGTCGTCACGTTGAAATGGACGAGGTTACGAAAAAACTTTCTCTAAAAGGTGTTTCCGTAGAAGACGAAAAACTCGTCCGTAAACTCGTGAAGGAATCTAAAGGTGAGGCGGTGATGATCTCGGAACAAAAACCGAGACAGGGAATGGAAGCCAAGATGATCTTGGATATCACTCCCGATAAGATGAAGGCGAAAGTCACGATTCTTCCTCCAAGACCGGGCGGAAGGGATTTGGACGTGAAGGATGTCGTCAATCATCTCAAAAACGCCGGAGTCAAATACGGATTCAAAGAAGAAGAGATTCAAAAAAAACTCGAAGAAGAATATTTCAATCAACCGTTTCTCGCCGCGGAAGGAGATTATCCGATCAACGGCAAAAACGCTCAGATCATCTATCACGTCCGGACGAGTAAAAACGTTTCTTTTCGGGAAGACGAAACCGGAAGAGTGGATTTCAAGGATCTCGATCTGATCGAGAACGTCGTCGTCGGTCAGCTTCTTGCTGAAAAAATTCCCGCCGAAAAAGGGAAATACGGACGAACTCTTTTTAACGAGCTCCTTCCCGCGAAGGATGGAATCGACACGGATCTCAAACAAGGAAAGGGGACGATTCTTTCCGAGGACAGAAGTAAACTTACCGCGGAAGTCAACGGTCAGGTAGTTTTCGCCACCGGAAGATTATCCGTCGAAACGGTCTACAGAGTGAACGGGGACGTCGGTATCAAAACGGGGAACGTCACGTTCTTAGGTTCGATCGTAATTACGGGTAACGTGGAAGATAATTATTCCGTGAAAGCCGCCGGTAATATCGAAATCTACGGAACGGTTCAGAAGGCAAGAGTGGAAGCCGATGGAGACATTATCATTCGTCAGGGTATTTCCGGAAGGGAAGAAGCCCATATCGAATCCACAGGTGGAAACGTCATCGCTAAGTTTATTCAGAGTGCGACCGTAATCACGGAAAAGGACGTTCTGGTTCAGGAAGGAATTCTTCATTCGTTTGTAAGCGCCGGAGGAAAGATTCTCTGCAATGGAAAACGTGGGCAAATCGTGGGTGGAACGGTGCGTGCCTCCGAACTCATCGGTGCGAGAAGTATCGGCTCTTCCGCAAACCCTGCGACCGAACTCGTGGTCGGAATCGATCCGAAAGTGCTCAAACAAATCGCGGACTACGAAGCGAAGATGCACGAGAGCCAGTCCAAACACGAACAGGTATTTAAGAGTCTCAAGACCCTGCAGGCAAGAAAGGAATCCGATCCGGCCTCGTTTACGGAAGACCATCAGAACCAATTGGTGAAAATGCAGAAAGCCGTGGAAAAACTGGATTCTAGGATCAAGGAATTTGAGACAGAGATCAGCAATCTCAAGAACTATATGGAAGAGAAATCTTCCCACGGTAAGATCAGCATCGAAAAAGTCCTCTATGGTGGAGTTACGATGAAGATCCGGAATTCGGATTTTAAAACACGAAATGAGATCAAGAATAAGACGTTTGTCGAAGAGAACGGGATGATCCGTCAGGTGCCTTACGAAGATCCCGATCCGGACAATAAAAAAGACTGGAGAAAAAAACGAAACCGTGGTAATTAA
- the whiG gene encoding RNA polymerase sigma factor WhiG yields MSKKYDKYNQQDETELWKSYRDTKDQDIRAYLVEKYSPLVKHVAGRIAIGMPQNVEFDDLVSYGVFGLLDAIEKFDPDRLIKFKTYAMTRIRGSIFDELRSIDWIPRSIRQKAKQLEQIIGMLENKEGQQVDDEAIAKELGISMEEYNTLLTKISGTSLVSLNDIWFLGDENDEVSFMETLESPMNMNPDTIIEKEEIKNVIVEAIKTLPEKEKKVIVLYYYEDLTLKEIGEVLEVTESRISQLHTRAVSRLRSKLGKVKSVITRK; encoded by the coding sequence ATGTCCAAAAAGTATGATAAATATAACCAGCAGGATGAGACGGAACTATGGAAATCCTATCGGGATACCAAAGATCAGGACATCCGAGCTTACCTCGTAGAAAAATATTCTCCCTTAGTCAAACACGTTGCGGGTAGAATCGCGATCGGAATGCCGCAAAACGTCGAGTTCGACGATCTCGTTTCGTACGGAGTTTTCGGACTCTTAGATGCGATCGAAAAATTCGATCCGGATCGTTTGATCAAATTCAAGACCTATGCGATGACTCGAATTCGAGGAAGTATCTTTGACGAACTTCGATCGATCGATTGGATTCCGAGATCCATCCGACAAAAAGCAAAACAACTCGAACAGATTATCGGAATGTTGGAAAACAAAGAAGGCCAGCAGGTGGACGACGAAGCCATCGCAAAAGAGCTGGGCATTTCGATGGAAGAATACAACACTCTTCTAACCAAGATCAGCGGCACTTCTCTCGTTTCTTTGAACGATATCTGGTTTCTCGGAGATGAGAACGACGAAGTTTCTTTTATGGAAACCCTCGAATCACCGATGAATATGAATCCGGATACGATCATCGAAAAAGAAGAAATCAAAAACGTAATCGTAGAAGCAATCAAAACTCTCCCTGAAAAGGAAAAGAAAGTCATCGTATTGTACTATTATGAAGATCTCACTTTGAAAGAAATCGGAGAAGTTCTGGAAGTAACCGAATCCAGGATTTCCCAACTTCATACAAGAGCGGTTTCTCGTTTGAGAAGCAAACTCGGAAAAGTGAAATCAGTCATCACTCGTAAGTAA
- a CDS encoding MinD/ParA family protein yields MDQATHLRKLTEGNTSLKVLSSRKPTTKIIAIASGKGGVGKSTISVNLAISMARAGQKVLVFDGDLGLANVNVILGIIPKYNLYHVVKGHKSLKDIVIQTPEGVDIIAGASGYSQLANLNDTQRNTLIKGFSELDNYDIMIIDTGAGISSNVIGLTLPADDVIVVTTPEPTAITDSYGLIKAIVSQSRDKNLKMVVNRVRSAIEGKKVADRVIDISGQFLEVKVENLGFIFQDEEVEKSIREQKPYIINSPKSKAAACLNRITYSLLNQEMEPLEDAGISGFFKKFFNFMDVREKELKDDEE; encoded by the coding sequence ATGGACCAGGCGACTCATTTACGGAAACTCACCGAGGGGAACACGAGTCTAAAAGTTCTATCATCCAGAAAGCCCACGACTAAGATCATTGCGATCGCTTCGGGGAAGGGAGGAGTTGGAAAGAGCACCATCTCCGTGAACCTTGCTATCTCTATGGCACGGGCGGGTCAGAAGGTCCTCGTATTCGACGGTGACTTAGGTCTTGCAAACGTAAACGTTATCTTAGGGATCATTCCCAAATACAATCTTTATCACGTCGTAAAAGGCCATAAGAGCCTCAAGGATATCGTAATCCAGACTCCGGAGGGTGTGGATATCATCGCCGGGGCTTCGGGTTATTCCCAACTTGCGAACCTAAACGATACCCAGAGAAACACTCTGATCAAAGGTTTTTCCGAATTAGATAATTATGATATTATGATCATCGATACCGGTGCCGGAATCAGTTCAAACGTAATCGGGCTTACGCTTCCTGCGGACGACGTCATCGTCGTGACAACGCCGGAACCGACTGCGATCACCGATTCTTACGGACTCATCAAAGCGATCGTATCTCAAAGCCGAGATAAGAATCTAAAGATGGTCGTGAACCGGGTGAGAAGCGCGATCGAAGGAAAAAAAGTCGCCGACCGAGTGATCGATATCAGCGGACAATTTTTGGAAGTCAAAGTGGAAAACCTCGGATTTATCTTTCAGGACGAGGAAGTGGAGAAGAGTATTCGGGAACAAAAGCCGTATATCATCAATTCTCCGAAAAGTAAAGCCGCGGCCTGTCTGAATCGCATAACGTATTCTCTTTTGAATCAGGAAATGGAACCCTTGGAAGACGCCGGAATCAGCGGCTTTTTCAAAAAGTTCTTCAACTTTATGGACGTCCGAGAAAAAGAACTCAAGGACGACGAAGAATAG
- the flhF gene encoding flagellar biosynthesis protein FlhF: MEFAKIRGKSYQDCLMEMKMKYGPEATVISQTVVTEGGVMGTGLLAKKVIEIQIGIPEKQASREKIERKLQDLKDLLKQKSYAAPERKKTLQTLKPLSRTLEERETATLTAEDNWDLEEITTEPERVGISFEKELLDRTSRTSKETSPVRGRKDSPLTRLGERWVREGMSQTYVDEILSKVEERLSPIDQGRNHAVSERAIEVLKERVSVDSDLFRGTGKNQRKVVFLVGPTGSGKTTSVAKLAAKYFLHMGKSVSLYTTDNYRIAAIEQLKRYADTMGMPFYPVKDIKKFKETLARDGSELILIDTAGYSHRNLEQLERMNSFLSCFGEKDSVENLLVLSATSSYHHTSTVLKAYESLNYRRILLTKLDEADFLGGFLELADTYSKSFTYFSVGQEVPFDILPADKKLMAECVVIPEKIAELRGEVFTVAGG, from the coding sequence ATGGAGTTTGCTAAAATTCGCGGAAAAAGTTACCAAGACTGTTTAATGGAAATGAAAATGAAATACGGTCCAGAGGCGACCGTGATTTCGCAGACTGTCGTCACCGAAGGTGGTGTGATGGGCACGGGACTTCTCGCAAAGAAGGTGATCGAAATTCAGATTGGAATTCCCGAAAAACAGGCTTCCCGGGAAAAGATCGAACGAAAACTTCAGGATTTAAAAGACCTTCTCAAACAAAAGTCCTATGCGGCTCCGGAGAGGAAAAAAACTCTTCAGACCTTAAAACCTCTTTCTCGAACTCTGGAAGAAAGAGAAACCGCGACTCTGACTGCCGAGGACAACTGGGACTTGGAAGAGATCACGACCGAACCCGAAAGAGTGGGAATCTCCTTCGAGAAGGAACTCTTGGATCGAACTTCTCGAACTTCGAAAGAGACATCCCCTGTTCGAGGAAGAAAGGATTCTCCCTTGACAAGACTGGGCGAGAGATGGGTTCGCGAAGGAATGAGCCAAACCTATGTGGACGAGATTCTTTCAAAAGTCGAAGAGAGACTTTCCCCGATCGATCAAGGTCGTAATCACGCGGTTTCAGAAAGGGCCATTGAAGTTTTGAAGGAAAGGGTGAGCGTGGATTCCGATCTTTTTAGAGGTACAGGAAAGAATCAGCGAAAAGTGGTCTTTTTAGTGGGACCGACTGGTTCCGGCAAAACGACCAGCGTTGCCAAACTTGCGGCAAAATATTTCCTTCATATGGGAAAATCCGTTTCGCTTTATACGACGGACAACTATAGAATCGCCGCAATCGAACAACTCAAACGGTACGCAGACACGATGGGAATGCCGTTCTATCCCGTAAAAGACATAAAAAAGTTTAAGGAAACTCTGGCCCGAGACGGATCCGAATTGATCCTCATCGACACTGCCGGTTACAGCCATCGAAATCTGGAACAACTCGAAAGGATGAATTCTTTTCTTTCCTGTTTTGGAGAAAAAGACTCGGTGGAAAATCTTCTTGTCCTTTCTGCGACTTCTTCCTATCATCATACAAGTACGGTATTGAAAGCCTATGAGTCTTTGAACTATCGAAGAATTCTTCTCACCAAATTGGATGAGGCAGATTTTTTAGGTGGTTTTCTCGAACTGGCCGATACATACTCTAAGAGTTTCACATACTTTAGCGTGGGGCAAGAAGTTCCTTTTGATATACTTCCTGCCGATAAAAAGCTCATGGCTGAATGTGTTGTAATTCCGGAGAAAATTGCTGAGCTGAGAGGAGAAGTCTTCACCGTTGCTGGTGGCTGA